The DNA region TATTGAAGCGATCGCGCCGTTTAGATTTCAACAAGCTGGAGCTACAGGATCGAGAGGGACAGCTGTTGGCCCGCAGTCCCGTGGTGGGCGATCGGGTCGTGATCTTTCAGCGATCGGCCGAGGGCGAGAGCACCAGTGGCGCTTAGGATAGCCCCGTCACCCATTGCACCCATTGTCCCAACAGTAACAACAACCAGTTGGCGTAGGGCAAGCTGCTGAAAATGGCCCCCTGACGCGATCGCCCCCGCAGCCATAGCACCCAGCCCCCCGTTAGCCCCAAAATGGCCACCGGAGGAAACAGGGCGATCGCAACCCACGCCAGCCCGGCTCCTATGGGGGCCGCTGAATCGGCCTGGACGAAAAGAGACGGTGAAGCCACCGCAGCCAACAACCCCGGAGGCAGCAAGGCCCCAAAAAATAGGCTGTTGGCAATCAACACAAATTGAGCAAACCCGCGCATGGCTTTTGTCTTGCGGCCGCGCAACGGAGTACGCAGTCTTGTTCTCGGATTTTGCCTCCAAAGCGGTTCAGCCAGCAAGGGGCGATCGCTCCGGTTCAGGCCTTGGGAAACAGGTTGCAAGCTGAAGAGACCAGCCTCGATCGAGTTCAAGCGCGTTCAACCGGGTTCCCAAGGCCCCAATAGCAACAACTCCCCCAGTTCGTGAACCAGGAGAGTTGCTGTTGATTGGATCTTGGCTTGGTTGATTTGATGGTTGATGGTTGTTGGTCGCCCAGGGGCGATCGCGCTGGATCTGCACCCCGGCTGACCAAAACCACTGACCAATCCAATTGACCAAATAACTGGATCAGACTGATCGAAAAAGGGCGATCGAATCTTACTTGACCGAAGCTTCTGCGCCAGCGTCTTCCAGTTTCTTCTTGGCGGCTTCGGCATCGTCCTTGGACGCGCCTTCCTTGACCACCTTGGGAGCAGCTTCCACCAAATCCTTGGCTTCCTTCAGACCCAAACCGGTCAGTTCGCGCACCACCTTCAGCACGGCGATCTTCTTGTCGGCGGGCACTTTGTCCAGCATCACATCGAAAGCGGTCTTTTCTTCCACTTCCTCAGCCGCAGCAGGAGCCGCCGCCATCATCATCATGCCGCCAGCAGG from Limnothrix sp. FACHB-406 includes:
- the rplL gene encoding 50S ribosomal protein L7/L12 — translated: MSEKVALIIESLKSLTLLEAAELVKEIEEVFGVSAAAPAGGMMMMAAAPAAAEEVEEKTAFDVMLDKVPADKKIAVLKVVRELTGLGLKEAKDLVEAAPKVVKEGASKDDAEAAKKKLEDAGAEASVK